In Lathyrus oleraceus cultivar Zhongwan6 chromosome 2, CAAS_Psat_ZW6_1.0, whole genome shotgun sequence, the DNA window ataagagttttatgaaatgagtgtttgtgattatattgtactaaagtctatggacggaggtgattattctagacaacaagccaagcgtcttgcgtccaaaataatcagagtaagggtaggaatgctccattcttactcattctccaccacttaaggctcgtggcgcacaataataatcgtaattattaagtatttttgaatttggctaagaaaatgccactttacgttgaatcaagggtttattttattttgattatgaaatttggcttatgcaacatgaatgcaaagtaaccaacaagaaattaaagagtctcattgtaaggtagcccaagagaaagccttttgtgtgcaaaagtgacctaagctaaacaaaggataatggtcttacaaacatgtccccctaaggtggtgccatgatgccattattacaacatgcatgtaagttacggatgaaaatccaagtgtttacaaagtatcacaaagagtaaaggaaggctttcaagcaaaggtcctaagatgaaatcctctaagtccaagttgattaagagtggagtgaatatttttggtcttaccattttatcatgtttttgttatttttaatgtatgatgacaataaaataaataacaagtaaataaacatgcatgatgagtttgtacaatgatgatgataatgagtacttgaatgtaaattacaaggtaatgacataaaagtaaatcacaagataaagaatgacaatatcacaataataatggttagtgaatgttaatgacacaaaataaaccacaagttaatggtaacaaaatcgcaataacaaaggttaatgataaaaaaagttagtgaagtaaaattagtggttagtaatatgtacaaaatgaacatcttgagggctatttttcataggtcaaaaagactcaaaatatgacacattaagggatagcttatcattgatgcaaagtattgaagatgattgaaaaatcaaccatcaatagatttgtaacaaagaaagttatgcaaccctaagtccatctatcaatattatgatttgttctctttatttttgtttttactcctcttttatttagcaagatggtaagagagtaaataaattagcataatgtaaatgatatggttagataacaataaacataaacataaaaataaacataaacataaattACTTGAAATAAACTGAAcattaaaataaattgcaaggaagtaaagtgaaataatgtaaatgttaggagttagtagttagtggttagtggttagtagaataacaataagcaaatggaataacaagttaatgtaaagaaaattgtttcatctatgtatcaaatgacccaaatatggttgaaatagaggcaacttatcaatgcctcaaagtatcatgaaggatctattgatcaatcattaataggtttgaaacattgaaggttttatcaactctaaacaaccatggccatgatctaatagatctcatcaaccaaataaatgtgaaaacaagtcaacaataaatagcaaatgaaacaaaatacaAAGTTTAATTAAAGATGGTGGATAAAAGTAGCAAGAgcaaaaaatcccaaaaaaaaaGTGTAAACCAAAGTTAATCATTTTTTACAAGTTTGAGTCTAAACCCTCTCAAAAGATCAACCAAGAACAAACAACCGTTTTCAACACAAAAACAGAAccaaaaagttaacaaagtttaagctaaaatcattacccaaaaaatgttgaaaaagggtaggttgaaatggtgttgagcttggATATAAAGCAAGGCGTTTGGCATGAAAGTGTTTATGGTGGAGGTATAGTGAAGGAGCtgagttatgagtgttagagagtgagaaattttgaaaaaaatatgaaagaggaCAAAAAAGATGGTGGGTGACTTTTTTAAGTGAGAAACATTTTTTTGTTTTGACCTAGGTTTGGAGAGGAGAGTGAATGGTACTTGGACAGAATTTTTGGGGGCTAAGAAGCATAAAAAATGAGGGTAAATAGTACCTCTATTTATAAGGAAAGTAGGTGGAAAAGGGGGTGAACCAAAAAGTACTTTGTGTAAAAAAACAGAGCTACTGCTGCTGTCCAcgcaggtgtaatcgattaccatgattggggtaatcgattacacagtccaaaatggtctggaaatcaattttttgtctgtgtaattgattaccatgattagggtaatcgattacacagtccaaaatggcctggaaatcaattttttgtctgtgtaattgattaccatgattagggtaatcgattacacaatCCAAATTTTATTTTAGAACTTTAACCGGATAACCCCATTTTTTTAGGGTgtaaacaccatgccttgagtccGTGTAATATGTATTTAGTTATGAAAGTTCAATGAAATAATGGTGAAATAATGAAagcatgcatgtgcagtagggtcatggatcagatgaaagttgtatcggggtagggtgaattttggggtatgacagttgccccttTTTAATTTTCTCGGACCTGAATACATAGATAGTGACGACTTCCAATGTATTCAAGGTAAGAGGGGATTAAATACTAATGAGAGTAACCAGAAATTCGCCCTGCCGGAGGATGATAATGTGAATATTTGTTTAGGGATTATGCATGGTTATGATGATTATGCATGCAATGTGATGTATGCATCCTAAGTATCTTCTTAACGATGAAAGTTTGATGTCAAAAGGGGCCAAGAAAGTTGAGGGAAGAAAGCTTCACTAGGGAATGAGAAAAAGAGGGGTGATCACTCCTAGTAACGACTGGGAATAAAAACAAGACAGTGTTCCTTAACAACGGCTGGAACACAAAACATCTATTGGGGATCAAACGAAACGAAATTAGTGACGATTCTTAGCGaaggctagaatacctgactcgaCTGGAGATACAATTTTTCTCGCGAAAGTATAGTGACGATTCTTAGCGATGGCTAGAATACCTAACTTGACTGGAGATACGATTTTTTATCGCGAAGGTACAGTGACGATTCTTAGTGATGGCTAGAATACCTGAAATCCTCCGGGAAGATCAAATAACCcagtgatgattcttagcaacgacTAAGAATACTTGACTCTGTTGAGGAGAATACAGATGTCAAGTGATGgttcctagcaatggctggaatacctgacatcTACTGGAGAAAAATGAATTCAAGGATGATTCTCGGCTATGAATGTCTGACTCGGCTTGGGGAATGAATCCAAAATGCCTCTAATCTAAAAAATGTGAATTCAGTGACAATTCTTAATAATGGCTAAGAATACCCGACTCTGCGGGGAAAAGGAAAAATGTGTTGACTTTCTAGGGATAGAAGAAGTACAGTGATGTTTCTCGGCATTGACTCCTTTGGGGCCATTTGACAATGAAATGAAACAGCTTAGTGACGATTCCCAACAATGGATGGAATGCGTGGTTATGCTTGGGAAATGTTTTGAGGATGAACATTGATTTTTATTGGGGAATATTCCTAGCAACGGTTGGAAAATTCCGAACTCTGACGAGTTAGTTTGAGTAAGTTAAGGAGATACTTATGATGTGATCTTATGTATGCCAATGCATGTTTGGGCTTTCATGGGGAATATATGAAATGCAGGGTTTGCAAGTTATGCCAAGTATGTTTGGGCTTTGCGGAGGAGTGTGTTTGGGGAATGCCAATGGTGATTGGGCTTAAAAAGGATGATTGGGTGAATTGTATTGACTTTCCGATACTTGAGAAATTGGAGTTCGACGTCCAAGCAAGCGCTGAATGTAATGTTTGAGAATTCCTAATGGGGGGAGAAATGATCGGCCTAGTCCAAAGAACTGTGTGGCACCCTTGGGTTGGAAATGTGTTTTGATTACCTTTAGCAAAATTCTAAATGGAATGTAATTCGATATTGTCTCCCATAtagtttttttttgaaaaaaaaaaggttttttagtcgaaaatttcccatgtaattttatttagaaaaaagTCATATTTCACAGACAAAGCAGGAAAAGTAAAAATATGGAACACATGTGAGGGAATTGATTTTTATTGACAAGTGGTTCCACAAATAGGGAATTTTGTACAAAGGaaagcaattcctaaaagaggtgattgcgaaaagaaaatgataattgtaatggcAATGAAACATCTCGAGTTTCCTCCAAATTCTAACTCTGTTATAGCCTCTATGCCTTTGGTCGCCCTTTGATCTTGCTTTTTTTGAAGGAGGGTGATAGGATTGACTTGTTGGAGACCCACATAATTGACTCGCCAAGGAATGAAGAAAGATTCCTTACGAGATGCAGCCTCTTGCTCTtattaaatccctaatttttgcctagaccgccctttcgggttttcagtctaccgggatacccatttttgcataagttgccctttcgggttttcaacatatCAGGCTATATTTTTAagcatagtattttttgactgcatccgcattcaccggggatggaagatcttcaccatccatagttgcaaggatcaaggctcctccggagaagacctttcttacaacatacggaccttcgtaGTTTGGCGTCCATTTTCCCCTTGGGTCAGTATGGATTGGAAGAATCTTCTTCAATACGAGGTCTCTGGCCTTTAGGTTGCGGGGGAAAACTTTTTGTCATGTGCCCTCTTGATGCACTTTTGATAAAGTTGGCCATGGCAGATGGCTTCTAAGCGCTTCTCTTCAATGAGGTTTAGTTGGTCAAATCGAGCTTGTACCCACTCAGACTCATCAAGCTTAACATCtgtcaaaatccttaaggaaggaatctctacttcgaCTGGTAAGACTGCATCCATGCCGTACACAAGGGAGAAGGGAGTTGCCCCAGTGGAAGTGTGTACGGAAGTGTGATAGTCGTGTAATGCGAATGGGAGCATTTTGTGCCAACCTTtgtaggtttccaccatcttttgcacgatcttcttgatgtttttgttagctgcctcaacaacgccattcatcttagGACTATAAGGCGATGATTTGTGGTGGTCGATCTTGAAATTTTggcatagctctttcatcattttattattgaggttagatccattatcagtaatgatctttttggggaccccataacgacagatgatttctttccTGAGGAATCGAGtcaccacttgtctggtaacgTTGGCGTATGAGGTTGCTTctacccattttgtgaaatagtcaatggctataaggatgaagcggtgtccgttcgaggcagttggctctatgcgtccgatcacgtcaatgccccacatggcgaaaggccaaggtgatgttaggaCATTGAGAGGCGTTGGTGACACATGgatcttatcagcatagatctggcacttgtggtAGGTTTGGACGTGGCGATGACAGTCAatctccatagtcatccagtaatattTGGCCCTTAAAATTTTCTTCATCATAGTGCTCCCACTGGCATGCatcccaaaggatccttcatgaatttccatTATAATCTGGTTTGCTTCTCGCTTGTTCCCACATCTAAGCCAAACcgaatcataatttctcttgtataatacccatccacttaagaagaatttggatgataGTTTTCGAATATACTTCTTGTCGGTGATGGACGCGTCCGCATGATACTCTTGGTTCTCTAAAAATTTCATGATGTCATGGAACCAAGGATGACCGTTAGCTTCGTCTTCTGCTGCCAGACAGTAAGCAGGTTCGTCCAAGTAGCTCAGGTGAAAGGACGGCACTTCGTTCTTCCACTTAACTTTAAACATGGATGCCAAAGTTACCAAAGCGTCAACTagctgattctcttctcgagggatgtgatggaatgtaatttcatcaaagtagggaactagtttcaagacatgctctttgtaaggaatgagcttatgatctctagtatcccaatctcctttgacttggATGATTACCAAGGTTGAGTCCCCATAGACTTCCAGGATTTTGATTCTAAGATCGATAGCAGCTTCAATGCcaaagatacaagcctcgtattcggccatattgtttgtacattcaaaacaTAATCAGGCGGTGAAGGGGAGGTGGAAATTAGTTGGAGAAGTGATTACTGCCCCAACGCCATTTCCATAAgcattagaagctccatcaaaaaccatgGTCCATCGGGATCCAGGCTCGGGTCCTTCCTCGGGACCGGGGATGTTGCAATCCCTAATTAACATGATATCCTCGTCGGGGAACTCGAAACGCATAGACTGATAGTACTCCAAGGGTTGTTGTGCAAGATAATCCGataatacactccctttgatggcctttgagtgacatgttggatATCGTACTCGATTAAAGCCATTTGCCATCGGGCTATTCTACCAGTtagagccggcttctcaaagatgtatttgacagGATCCATTTTAGAGATCAACAATGTCGTATGATTGAGCATGTATTGTCTTAAACATTTGGCAGCCCATGCTAGTGCGCAataagtcttttcaagcatcAAATACCTACTctcgcaatcagtgaacttcttgctcaaatagtatattgcatgctcttttctaccattctcgtcatgttggccgaggacacaacccattgatcCTTCGAGAACGGtgagatacatgattaatggtctACCAGGTACAAGAGGCATCAACACAGGAGGCTCTTGCAAATATTCCTTTAATTTCTCAAATGCGTCTTGGCAGTCATCGTTCCAAATGACGCCTTGATCCTTTCGAAGAAGTTTAAAGATTGGATCACAAGTGGCAgtgaggtgagatatgaacctaacaatgtagttcaatctacctaggaatcctcggacttccttctcggttttgggtgcaggcatagCTTATATGGCCTTTACTTTCTCGGGATCTACTTGATGCCACGTTGACTGACGATAAAACCTAACAATTTGCCGGATCTTACCCTAAATGTGCATTTGTTGGAATTAAGCCtcaatttgaacttcctcagCCTCTCAAACAGCTTTTCTAGATTGACAAGGTGTTCTTCTTCGGTTTGAGACTTGGATATCATGTCGTCGACGTAGACCTCAATTTCTTTATGGATCATATCGTGAAAGAGAGTGACCATGGCTCGTTGGTATGTGGCGCCGACGTTCTTCAATCCaaaaggcatcaccttgtagcagaaggtgccccatggtgttatgaaagtggttttctccatatcttcttTAGCCATAcggatctggttataaccggagaaaccatccataaaagagaaaacaGAGAACTGAGCAGTATTATCTACTAGCACGTTAATGTGTGGCAATGaaaagtcatctttgggactttCTCTATTTAGAGttctataatctatgcacattcTTACTTTGCCATACTTCTTAGTTACAGGCACAATGTTAGTTATCCATTGAGGATAATTGGAGACCGCTAGGAAGCCGGCGTTGAgctgcttttgtacctcctccttgattttcatagccatgtcGGACGGGTCCTTCGTAGTTTTTGCTTTACTGgagggcattcttctttaaggggtaGATGATGGACCACAATGTCAGTATTGAGGCcgggcatatcttggtatgaccatgcaaacacatcttTGTATTCCTTCAAGAGCTCAATCAATTTTGTCTTCACCTCGTCTTGTAGAGCGGAGCCGACTCGGACTTCTTTTGCTTCCTCATCTGTCCCAAGGTTAATCACTTCCACTGATTCTTCGTGCGACTGGATGACTTTTTCCTCCTGCTTGAGCAGCCTTGCCAATTCTTCTAGGAGTTCGGCCTCTTCTTCACACTCTTCATCAGCTTGATTAATCGGGTTGTCAAAGTCGTATGAGACTGTAGCAGAATTGTCATTGGTGGTTGTCGAGGATGATATGCATGATTTAAGGTCCACGCTTTTATTGGTATGAAAGAAAGGATGATTTGAAAagaatttttgtttttttaaaaaaatgcCATTTAAAAAAAGgtgaaataaataaatgaaaggcaaggatctcaaaattgattgcgaacatgaacctttttcattaatgattaataaggaaatttgatgaggccctacaaatgatcccCTCATGCCTTGGTATTGACATAGGTTCTTTTGATAAAAAGGAAGGAAAACAACATTGGGAATTACATTTCAATCAAGGTCACTTTAGGTATTTCAATCTCGGTCCATTTGGTGGCACCATTTCCATCAGTCTTTGTGAAGATCAACCCaccatcatcatcttcttcttcttccacgACACAGATACGGTTGTCATCATGGTAACCAACACTTGAGAAGTTTTTGGATAGAGGGAGCACTAATCCCCTTGTAGCTATCGGCGCGGGCTTCATCAAATTCTAGGAGTTGTATCCTAAACCGGTGCGGTCCTTGTTGGCAGGAAGTTCAAGCAATCTTCCCCATCCTTGGGGGTGTCCATCCTTTATGACTATCAGGGCATCTTTAAGAGATGCCATGGGAGATTTAGCATCTTTGGATTCGTCCCTTGCTGGGCAAACCATTTCAACATTGATGACTTCAAATGATTGGAATGGGATTTCCCTTATTTCCCCTTCTCCTTCAACATATCAGAAAGAAGCGAGGTGACTTACCATAATGTCCTCTTCACCCTCGACAACAACTAGTTTATCATCAGCTaagaatttcaatttttggtggaGCGTTGAAGTGACTGCACCAACTGAATGGATCCAAGGCCTCTCAAGCAGACAATTGTAGGCTGGATAGATATCCATTACGAAGAAAGTGATAAGGAAAACATGGGGACCAATCTTCATAGGCAAATTCACCTCACCGATTACAGTCCTTCTAGTCCCATCAAATGCTCTTACTATAAGCTCACTCGGCTTCATAACGAGTCCTTCAATAGTTAGTTTAGTAAAGAAGCTCTTAGGCATCACATTGAGGGAAGACCCAGTGTCTACCAAAACTCTTGATAGGACTGTGTCCAcacactcaatagaaatatggagagccttgttatgattcctcccctcggcgggaagctcttcatcactgaAACCCAAGCTTAAGCTAGTAGCGATATTGTTAACTACTACTTCAAACAGACAAACAGATATCTCTTGCGGTACGTGAGATGTCCTAAGAAATTTTACAAAAGCATCCCTATGGGCCTCCGAGCACATTAataaagacaacattgagatCTTCGAGGGTGTCTGGTAAAGCTGATCAACTAATCGATAATCGCTCTTCTTGATAATGCGTAAGAACTTGTCTACTTCATTGGAAAGTGCGGGGTCTTGTCTTTGCTGAGCGCCATCAATTTGTTTTCCTTTGTCTGAAGTTGAAGGATTGATAGTTCCAATTGGAGTGGGTGTCGGTGCAAATATCCTTCCACTTATCGTGATTCCGCTAGTGCCGGTGATATTGATCATTGGATCACTAGACTTTAATGGTTCTTCTTGAATCTTCTGACCATGAATGTAGACTGAGGTGTCATACATCCATGGGACTGCCTTGGTGTCAACATATGGGAATGGTGTGGGAACTGCTATTATGATTGGAGTAACAGGATTTGTCGACAGAGTTAACTGAGAGAAGTCATATGGAATTTGCAGAGGAGGGACTTCGTCGTATGGTATCTCGAGGGTAGACACGTCTTCCTTTGTGGACGGGCAGTCTACCACCAAGATCCCTTGGTTCATTAATTGTTGTATAATAGACTTCAATGTTCTACATTGTTGCGGGTTAATCAGACAGTGTTCACAGTCATTACTATAGATGGGAAAGGCATTATCCTTCATTAAAGCATTCTTGATCTCGATGAGTGGTGTTTTTAACTCGTCCACATAGGATATCAATCTCCTTCCATTGTCAGCTTCCATCGTATTCACTGATGCATTGTTGTGAGGGGGCATTGGGTTATTATTTACATTCGGCCCCTTGGGGGAGAACGTGATTTCCTTAGAATCAATAAGATCTTGAACCTTGTACTTTAATGCTTTACAATTCTCGATCGAATGCCCAGGAGCGCCAGAATGAAATTTACAGCGGGCATTTGCATCATAACCGGGAGGAAGAACCGCTGGTGGGGGTCCTAACTCCCTTAGTTGTACAAGTGATCCCCTCAATAAATATGGTAGAATATGGCTATAAGGCATGGGAACTGTGTCAAATCTTCTCTCGGGCCTTCGCatcctttgttgttgttgttgatattgtggttgctgacgttgcggttgttgttgatactgttgttgttgttgagtttgaacAGGAATTGCAAATGGTTGTTGTTGACTTGGTTGGACAGGAGCTATGGCAACTACTTGTGGATAAGTGGGATTTCTTGTTCGAATGATAGAGGCAGCACTGGTCTCTCCTTCTCGTTTTTTACCGTAGGGAATAAAAGGTTTCTTTGATGCACTAGAATTACTGGCAGAGTTCTGGATCTTTCCCATTTTAATCATATTATCTATCCTTTCACCGGCTAGGACCAGGTCGGAAAAGCCCGAAGAGGTGCTCCCTATCATTCTATCAAGGTATGGACCTTGCAGGTTCCCTATAAACATGTCTACCAGTTCTCTTTCTAGCAATGGGGGTTGTACCCTAGAAGCTAATTCCCTCAaccgctgagcatactctttgaaggacTCCTCAGACCTCTGAGTCAGATTTTGCAACTACGTGCGATTAGGTGCCatatcagtgttgtactgatagtGCTTGAGGAATGCTTCGGCCATTTCCCTCCAGGTGTGAATATGATGCCCTCAAGTTTCATGTACCAATCAAAAGATGCCCCATTGAGGGAATCCTGgaaaaaatgcattaaaagttGATCATCGCTGGAATAAGCAGCTATCTTTCGGCAGTATGCCCTAATGTGTGTCCTAGGATCgctatttcccttatatttttcaaagtccggaACTTTGAACTTGGCCGGAATGATGACCCCAGGTACTAAGCACATTTCTGCCGCATCAAGGCCCAAAACATCAGTGCTCCCCATTGCCTTGAACTTTTCCTCGATAGCCTTTACCTTCCTCTCCACCTTGTTGAATGTCGAACCGAAGGCGTCATCCTGAGAAGCATCCCTTGGGTTGAAGTATGCATTGAGTTGGTCGTCTGTCTCAAAAATATGAGGACGAAGGTTGTCGTTTGGAACACCGTCGGGTGCAATAATGTTAATTGGAGGATCAACTTGAGGAACTGGAATCGGAATCTCGACCGCTGGAGGGGTAGGAGGATTGGTAGTACTGGCACGTCGGTTCatttcttcttgcatttttgccataACCTCTTGGCCTCTTGCGACAGCTTGAATAGTCTCCATCAACTGCTGCATTTGGGACCGTATTTGGGATACTTCTTCCTGAAGGACAACTTGGTTTTCTTGAAGTTGCTCCATGACAGCTTGTCGACGTCCTCGCGTATCGTACCGAAAAGTCAGCTTTAGAGAGTGGTTCTGGAAGAAAAAAGGggtggatggatgagttttttatgtttttgtgtttcgaaagatgcatatgatgcatgaatcTTTGTGTGTGTTAAAGCAAAGCTCTTTTTAGTTATTCATGTTTATTCATTGCAAAAACTACTTGACGATTCACGGTCACAATCATGAATAAAGGAAAACACAATAGAGAAAATAAACCAACTAGAAGTTGCAAAATACAAGTAATGGAAGCAAATAAACCAACTAGATATCCACCCTAAaagtgaccccttgagacttgcggAGAGCCTCAATGTCGGTGATGAGTTCGGCCATTGTTCTTTTGCAGAACTTGACAAAGTGGTAGACCTCTTTGGGGGTATTATCTGGGCACATGATCATATCTGCCTCCTTCAACTTGTCGGGTAAATCTTGAAGGGCATAGTTGGTTAATACCGTCATGTTGGTGTACTTGTCCCTCCATTCTTCGTAAAGGGCTTGGAGATTATGGATGATTTCGTCCCTTTGAACAATGGCAGCTTCGAATCCATGGCAACGCTCCTCCCAATGTCTGCAGTTGTTTTGCAATTCTACATAGGCTTGGTCATAGATTCCCCTCTTCAAGTTCTTGATTTGCTCGCAAGCTCGTCCAAGGTTGAACTTCTCACGCATGAAGCTTCGGTGAATCTTTTCTTTCTCTAGTTGCTCCTTGGCTAGAAAATCCTTATACTCTTTTAGAGTGGTCCTTAGTTCGAGAATCTGGGCCTCGTAATCTTCCCTCGCTTCTTTCTTCATGGCATTAGACCTCTCGACAGTATTTTCAA includes these proteins:
- the LOC127121981 gene encoding uncharacterized protein LOC127121981 yields the protein MEQLQENQVVLQEEVSQIRSQMQQLMETIQAVARGQEVMAKMQEEMNRRASTTNPPTPPAVEIPIPVPQVDPPINIIAPDGVPNDNLRPHIFETDDQLNAYFNPRDASQDDAFGSTFNKVERKVKAIEEKFKAMGSTDVLGLDAAEMCLVPGVIIPAKFKVPDFEKYKGNSDPRTHIRAYCRKIAAYSSDDQLLMHFFQDSLNGASFDWYMKLEGIIFTPGGKWPKHSSSTISTTLIWHLIARSCKI